Below is a window of Gopherus evgoodei ecotype Sinaloan lineage chromosome 21, rGopEvg1_v1.p, whole genome shotgun sequence DNA.
tctgtctCTCCAATGAAAGTTGGAGCTCCGAGCTGAATGGAACAACGCAGTGAAACCCATCCGTCTGCCCCCGGCCAACTTCCTACTGAAGCCAGAGGCCACGTGCAGCGTGGCCGGCTGGGGCCGTACCGGTGTCCACATGGTGCGTCCTGCCACCAAGCTCCAAGAGGTGACCTTGAAGATGGCTGATGACAAGCAGTGTGAACTCTTCTTCGACTCCTTCAACCGGACGTCCATGGTCTGCATGGGGAACATCAAAACGAAGCAGTCATCGTTCAAGGTGACTCCCCTACTGTAGCTGAGCTGCCCTGGCTTGTAGACTCCCTTGAGGGTCTCACTCACTGGATTTTATGAAGGTTTCACTTTCCAAGCCATCCAGGGGCAAAGTCCTGTGGACATTAATAGAAGCTGGGGAAAAGCAGCCCAGAATCTAATAATGATTGGAGGCAATAAGGACTCTTCCTCCAGTGGAGGTGCCCCCTATAGagtctcccaccctgccccccatggaATAGCCCCCCAGTGACCCTTCACccttctccctgcagcacagcgccccctagtgctgcactgggaccttggggtcagcactgactgccagtgGAGAACACCCCCTAGTGAGTCAACATGGTCCCTCATCCAAGCATGGAACAGGTTATTTTAAAATTGGACCTGTTGCATCCAGAAATGGGAGCAGGATGAATCAGTGGGTATGGCTggggctggcttgctgcatcTTGAATTCCCCCCAGCCTGCTTTCACTGTTAGGTTGacaagatgtcccgattttatagggacagtcctgatttttgggtctttttcttatatagggctCCTATTATCCCTCATCCCCGTCACGATTATTCAcatttgttatctggtcaccctatttactaTAACGTTCCCTCTTCTTCTCTCCGTAGGGTGACTCCGGGGGCCTACTGGTGTGCAATGGGCTCGCCCAGGGCATCGTCTCTTATGGGAAAGACAGTGGCCTCCCGCCTGCCGTATACACGCGCATGTCCGCATTCATCCCTTGGCTCAGGAAAAAAATGGGCAGGGAGTAGCTGTGCAAAGAGACCAACgggctgccagctgctctgccgTTCCACTGCCTTCACTACTTCTGGGGCTTTCCCATCAGAGCAGGGATGCTGCTGCACTCGTCTGGGGGCACCCCCGAACCAGCCAGTCCTCATCTCACCCTGGGGTTGGATGGGAGCTGGCGCTCCATAAAGGGGACAGGCTCTGTACCCCATTCCTCACCCCAGGCCCCCAAGCAAGCCAGTCCCCAGATCAGAGctagtgccccctagaggggaaacaCTTCATGTCCCCTATTCTCCCCTctccccgagccagccagtcccttccctagggctggatgggagcttgcaccccctagaggggaaaggccctatgTCCCATTCTCTTCTCTTTTGTTCCTTGGCATGAAAACCTTTCTCTGTAATGTGCTTGATGAAAACTCGCAACGTTCTCTCCTCTGTATGTCTGAGCCAAGGCTTGCGATGCAATAAACTGCTTTAAGCAGAAACTGCTGCTGGTGTCCAGGCTCCTGAGTCTTTCTCTGAGTGGAACAGCTGTCCTTGGGTGGCCGCCCATGCGTCCCCAGTGTCTCAGGAGGCCCCTTCCAGCCGGGACACAAccttcttctcccctctccttcacCCGGTCCGTGATGCCTCGCAGCTGGAATTCATGGGACTCCCTAGACTGGATCCAAGGCAGTGGCTGTCTACTCagagtcctgtctctgacagttgcCACCGTCAGAGGAGGGTGGTACAACCCCACAGTAGAGAGTGAAGAGGTGAGACACCAGGACTGTGGTGTTTGCGGAGAGGGAGACAACATTTACagaggctgtttggggagaagggttcagctggggaggggcaggagagaaCTAACTTAGCTGGCTAGAGAGAGCTTAGGGTGGAGACTTTCAAAGACCCCCTAGGGTGGAGCAGCTATCTCAGGCCCCTCTGCAATGAGGGAAAACTCATATGATTACAATAGCACCAAGATCGGGGTgcaccattgtgccaggcactgcccagaccatgactgagatcagggccccattgtgccgggtgCTGTACAGACCCTGACAGAGATCAGGatcctgttgtgccaggtgctgctcaGACCACGACTGAGAtaagggccccgtcgtgccaggcACTGAGAGGAGAAGTTGTCTTGCTGAAGGTTacacagaaagtcagtggcagagctgagcagaGAAACCAAATATCCCGACCCCCGTTTGGTGCCCCTTGCCATGGGGCCGTGCTGCCTCTCACTTTTGCCCATGATTGTGGGCTGCCAGAGGAATTGTCGGAAgaaggtggggggcggggagtgtgtgtgtggggggcaaacGCTCGTAATTCCCTCAGCTCCATCCCAGAACCAGTGCCATTTCCAAACTGAATGGGGGAGCACTGTTCTAGTCTGTCTTCTAACTTGTACAGGTGGGTCTCTTCTGTTCTATTCCCTCTCTCATACCCATGCCCAAGGTCCCTTCAACGCCAGTCCATGTCTGTCCCACCTGATTCTGGATCTATGAAGGGTTCCCCGCCATTTGGAGGTGCTTTCTGCCCATGGACCTGCAGCTGGGCTAGACAAACCCATCACAGCTGAGCCAGCACCCTCAGCTCTGCTCCAGATGTGCACATCTGCAAGGGGCACAAGATCCCAGTTAGGTTCAGCACCAGCTGTGCAGCAGGTGACCCAGCTGGGCTTTTTCCTGATCCATGTGCTGCAGAAGtcaccctgctgcagcagctggggctggggcctgctggagATGGGATCTGGGGTTGGATGGACCTGGGGGTCTGAGCTGATCTGGCAATCCCACTGTTCCTGTTTAGATGAGCCAACTGAGTCCCCGGCACACGATCCAGGGTAAGAAATTACTGACACTCAACCTGGTCATGacgcctttttttcccctctgagcgCGGCCAATAGACCAATGTCTCCAGGGCTCCCTGTGTCCTCTTCAGCCTGGACCTCTGCAGGCTTCTCCATCCTCTCCATCCCCGTGCTCTGTCTGGGCTCTACAGACCCACAGCATCCTACCCACCACCTGTCCCCCCATCTCTGCGCTGGGTCAGTTGTCTGGAGGCAGATGCTAACAAGGCCATGGCACTGTCTGACATTAGTCACACTCCCTGCCAGGTGTGCGGATGGAGAcggggtggagaagtgggtgcAAGCTCCATCCAGGGCTCAGCTATGTCCCAGATGTGCACAGCTTCAGGTAGGGCTGAGCTGGGCCAGCACTCAGATGTTCTGCAGCCCAGTTGTGGAGGGCACCTGGCTGCCGTGGGACAAACAACGTATGTCTGTGACTCTGCAGCTCCTGAAGGTGCCAACTGGACACTGGAGCCCTCCTGGTGAAAGACCGGGATGTGGAATGAGACCCATGCACCCGGGACAGCATCACTAGGAGACCCTGCACTTCCCAGCCCCCAGGTGCAGGGATCTGGGACCCAGGTCTGTGGCACAACAGTTACTGTTGTCACAGGGTGACAAAGCAGGACATTTCTGGCATATTTTATGAATCCCAGGCATGCCACAGTTTCCTTGTGCACTTTGCATTGCTGCCCAGTGGTGCTCCCACCTGGCTCCTGAAGGACGGCAGGAGCTAGAGGTGTAGGTGGCCATTCGCTGTCTGGAGGGGATGGCTGGGTTATTAAAGAACTGGTTGAAACTGCTCCAAATCACAAGAGGATCAGGGAAGAAAAGGAGACACCACCTCCACCACCCCCAAAGACTGAACCATTGACACCTGCCCACAGGAAACTCTGGAGCCTGTGAACTCAGCTGGACAAGAGGGGAAAAGGCATCAGGGGATGGGAAAGGGCCTGTCCTCTGGAGGGGGTCAGCAGCCCTTCGTGAGGACTAAGGACAAAGAGCCAGAAATGAGGTCCAGCCGCCTTTGGCCGGGCCGTGGCACTGGCAGGGCAGGATGAGCCAGAGCCTCATCTCTGCCTCTCTGGGCTGACCTGGGGACATCCAGGGGATGAAGCTATAAAGAAAGTGCAAccctgcctccatccctccatccttctATCCCCATActcaccccttcctccctccatcaaTCCATCCACCCCATACCCACCCCTCCACCTCTCCATCCCTCCACCAATCCATCCATCACATACCAtccctccacccatccatccctccatcaaTCCATCCATCCCATACCCACCCCTCCACCCATCTATCCCTCAACCAATCCATCCATCTCATACCCGCCCCTCCATGCATCCATCCCTTCATCAATCCATCTATTCCCTATCCAtccctccacccatccatccctccatcaatccatccatcccatatccacccctccacccaccccaccctccacccatccatccatcccatacccacccctccacccatccatcaatccatccatcccatacccacccctccatccatccatccatccctccaccGATCCATCCATCCCATACCCCCCTCCATCCACCAATCCCTCCATCAATCTATCcatcccatacacacccctctatccatcccatACATTcaaggtgaccagatgagagacgtgaaatatcgggacgccggggtgtgtgtgctggtggagcaacaacaacaacaaaaaccaagagccagcagtggaggaaaaaacaaaaacaaaagcaaaacaacaacaacagcaaccaAGAGCCGCCGGaacataggaaaaattggtggaggctgagcacccaccggcagctccatgCCCCACCCCTCCACACCAGCTCGCCTCTGCTgcgcctccacctcccctgagctggctgtcacgtcctgcttctcccccctccctccagcgcttgcaCTGCCATACAGCTGATgagcacaagcctgggagggaggggtgagcagGAGGAATGTggggtgcttggggaagaggcaggggcagggtgggggatttggggagggatccaatggggtaGGGAGAGGCGGAGCCAGGGTGGGGGGGCACGAACCCCCTCCTCCTGTGTGCCAGAgggcaaaatattgggacaaatcgCGTTCCGACTGAACATTAGTTGGGAcacgggacaaacaagtaaatatcgggtcagtccctataaaatcgggacatctggtcaccctacatacacacccatccacccatccatcccgtatacacccctccatccatccctccatcccatacatatccctccatccacccatccaatatccacccctccatccatccctccatcgcCATGTACACCCCTTCATCCTATACACAGCCTTCAACTCTCCATCCCATacacatccctccctccatccatccctccatcctcatACAACCCCCTTCATACCTCCATGCCATACAAACTCCTCTATCCATGCAGCTACACCTTGCCTGATCCCCGTCCAAAGCCCCCAACCCATTCCAAGACCCCTAGGTCCTCCCAATACTTATTCTTCCCAGACCCCTCCCTGACCCTTCCTGAC
It encodes the following:
- the LOC115638268 gene encoding mast cell protease 1A-like; translation: MLLLLLLPTAFLLPLGAQAGDIIGGREARPHSRPYMAFVETKMGPESTTECGGFLVREDFVLTAAHCDEEGSGDAPTVVILGAHDLNQKERTQQEIQVRRKIPHEDFDRTTLENDIMLLQLELRAEWNNAVKPIRLPPANFLLKPEATCSVAGWGRTGVHMVRPATKLQEVTLKMADDKQCELFFDSFNRTSMVCMGNIKTKQSSFKGDSGGLLVCNGLAQGIVSYGKDSGLPPAVYTRMSAFIPWLRKKMGRE